From a single Brassica oleracea var. oleracea cultivar TO1000 chromosome C5, BOL, whole genome shotgun sequence genomic region:
- the LOC106295528 gene encoding uncharacterized protein LOC106295528, which translates to MWWVMGEADGHYCSKKTDDICGALCSQETGRFSSFSRICCALRGVDMKTYIFLLVIVPTCVLAGYIHGQKISYFLRPLWESPPKPFHDIPHYHHSNASMSTLCKLHGWGVRDYPRRVYDAVLFSNELDILSIRWRELFPYITQFVLLESNSTFTGLPKPLVFASHRDEFNFIEPRLTYGALGGRFIKGMNPFYEEAYQRVALDQLLRIAGITDDDLLLMSDVDEIPSRHTINLLRWCDEVPKILHLRLKNYLYSFEFLVDNKSWRASVHRYETGKTRYAHYRQSDEILADAGWHCSFCFRRISEFVFKMKAYSHSDRVRFSRFLNPKRVQRVICKGGDLFDMLPEEYTFKDIIGKMGPIPHSFSAVHLPSYLLENADKYRFLLPGNCIREKE; encoded by the exons ATGTGGTGGGTGATGGGAGAAGCTGATGGACATTACTGTTCTAAGAAGACTGATGATATCTGCGGCGCTCTTTGTAGTCAG GAAACTGGTAGATTCTCCAGCTTCTCCAGGATCTGCTGCGCTCTCCGCGGCGTAGACATGAAGACATACATCTTCCTCCTAGTCATCGTCCCGACATGCGTCCTCGCCGGCTACATCCACGGCCAGAAGATCTCCTACTTCCTCCGCCCGCTATGGGAATCCCCGCCCAAACCTTTCCACGACATCCCTCACTACCACCACTCCAACGCCTCCATGTCCACTCTCTGCAAACTCCACGGCTGGGGCGTGCGTGACTACCCTAGACGAGTCTACGACGCCGTTCTCTTCAGCAACGAGCTCGACATTCTCTCTATCCGTTGGAGAGAGCTCTTCCCTTACATCACTCAGTTCGTCCTCCTCGAGTCCAACTCCACCTTCACAGGCCTCCCCAAGCCTCTCGTCTTCGCCTCCCACAGAGACGAGTTTAATTTCATCGAGCCACGTCTCACTTACGGTGCTCTTGGTGGGAGGTTTATCAAAGGGATGAATCCTTTCTACGAGGAGGCCTATCAGCGAGTGGCGTTAGACCAGCTTCTGAGGATCGCTGGGATCACTGATGATGACTTGTTGCTAATGTCTGACGTGGACGAGATCCCGAGTAGACACACTATAAACCTCTTGAGATGGTGCGACGAGGTGCCTAAGATACTTCACTTACGGCTCAAGAACTATCTTTACTCGTTCGAGTTCCTTGTTGACAACAAGAGCTGGAGAGCTTCCGTGCACAGATACGAGACGGGGAAGACGCGGTACGCTCATTACCGACAGTCTGATGAGATCTTGGCTGATGCGGGATGGCATTGCAGCTTCTGCTTTAGACGGATTAGTGAGTTTGTATTCAAGATGAAGGCTTATAGCCATAGTGATAGAGTGAGGTTTAGCCGTTTCTTGAATCCTAAAAGGGTTCAGAGAGTTATATGCAAAGGGGGTGATCTTTTCGATATGTTGCCTGAAGAGTATACTTTCAAGGATATTATAGGGAAGATGGGTCCGATTCCTCATTCTTTCTCCGCTGTTCATCTTCCTTCTTATCTCCTAGAGAATGCGGACAAGTATAGATTCCTCTTGCCGGGAAATTGCATCAGAGAAAAGGAATGA